A single window of Nicotiana tomentosiformis chromosome 1, ASM39032v3, whole genome shotgun sequence DNA harbors:
- the LOC104119009 gene encoding tubulin-folding cofactor D isoform X2, with product MEENLKMEAVSEVELDDEHDSKESVVQRYFLQEWKRVKSLLDDIISIGRVSDISSVHKIRSIMDKYQEQGQLLEPYLESMVSPLMSIVRSKAVELGAASEEILEVMKPICIIIYSLVTVCGYKAVVKFFPHQVSDLELAVSLLEKCHNTQAVTSLRQESTGEMEAKCVMLLWLYILVLIPFDISSVDTSVADNNYTGSDEPPPLVLRILEFSKDFLSSAGPMRTIAGLLLSRLLTRPDMTKAFTSFVDWTHEVMTCLSNDVVNHFRLLGAVEALSAIFKNGSPKVLLSVVPGVWNDTSALLKSNTASRSPLLRKYLVKLTQRVGMICLPPRYPAWRYVGRTSTLGGNITANGIKKDQFNDAGNNDPSYFYQDPNCQEEEDIDVPDLVEEIIELLLSGLRDTDTVVRWSAAKGIGRVTSRLTYLLSDEVLSSVLELFSPSEGDGSWHGGCLALAELARRGLLLPVSFHKVVPVVIKALHYDIRRGPHSIGSHVRDAAAYVCWAFGRAYYHADMKSVLEQLAPHLLTVACYDREVNCRRAAAAAFQENVGRQGNFPYGIDIVNAADFFALSSRINSYLHVAVYIAQYDGYLDPFVDELLNSKICHWDKSLRELAANALSSLAKYDPGHFASTVVGKLLPCTLSSDLCMRHGATLAIGEVILALHECDYVLSPDLQNQVAGVVPAIEKARLYRGKGGEIMRSAVSRFIECISLARVQLTDKIKRSLLDTLHENLRHPNSQIQGAAVAALKSFFPAYLVASESKGINTITSRYLEQLTDPNVAARRGSSLALGVLPYKYLAKGWKDILWKLCAACEIEAKPEDRDAEARVNSAKALVSVCEILTETEEYSHLFSAEECRSLYVFIKNEVMQTLFKALDDYSVDNRGDIGSWVREAAIDGLERCTYILCKRELKGFSSKSEKMELGSVSQFDEKDSANQMKILFDENVATCLVGCIVKQAVEKMDKLRELAAKALRRILHNKSIFVPFIPYRERLEQIVPDDADLKWGVPTYSFPRFLQLLDISCYSKYVISGLAISIGGLQDSLTKASVSALLEFLQLTDEHVNGSREYNLSNDILWVLQTYKNCDRVIVPTLKTIEILFSKKVFLNIEAQTAVFCAGVLEALSIELKGSKDFKKLYAGIEILGYVSSVSEPINVQAFCHLLPFLTCGFPKIRRASADQVYFALQQNGTLVPEDKLEKALEIISETCWDGDFAEAKQKRLELCTTCNLDVGTLLETNVGTAHKVVEQGLTSDENASYSSLVGSAGF from the exons atggaggaaaatttgaaaatGGAGGCAGTAAGCGAAGTTGAATTAGACGATGAACACGATTCTAAAGAGAGCGTTGTGCAGAGATATTTTCTTCAGGAATGGAAGCGTGTCAAATCACTCCTCGACGATATTATTTCCATTGGCCGTGTCTCCGATATCTCTTCTGTGCATAAGATCCGATCTAtc ATGGACAAATATCAGGAGCAAGGTCAATTACTTGAGCCTTACCTCGAGAGTATGGTTTCGCCTCTCATGTCCATTGTCCGTTCAAAAGCTGTCGAACTGGGTGCTGCCTCGGAAGAAATTCTTGAAGTAATGAAGCCTATATGCATCATAATCTATTCTCTGGTGACAGTTTGTGGCTACAAGGCTGTTGTCAAGTTCTTCCCTCATCAGGTCTCTGACCTGGAGCTTGCAGTATCTCTCCTGGAGAAATGCCATAATACACAAGCTGTAACATCATTAAGACAAGAAAGTACTGGAGAGATGGAGGCTAAATGCGTGATGCTATTGTGGCTTTACATTCTTGTATTGATCCCGTTTGATATATCTTCTGTGGATACTAGTGTTGCAGATAATAACTACACTGGAAGTGATGAGCCACCTCCACTTGTACTAAGAATCTTAGAATTCTCTAAAGACTTCCTTTCAAGTGCAGGTCCTATGCGAACCATAGCTGGCTTGCTGCTTTCAAGGCTTCTAACACGCCCTGATATGACAAAGGCTTTTACCAG CTTTGTGGATTGGACACATGAAGTTATGACGTGTCTTTCAAATGATGTTGTCAATCATTTCCGGTTATTGGGTGCAGTTGAAGCACTATCTGCTATTTTCAAG AATGGAAGCCCTAAAGTGCTGCTCAGTGTGGTTCCTGGTGTTTGGAATGACACATCAGCGCTGCTAAAGTCCAACACTGCATCTCGAAGTCCTTTACTTCGCAAGTACCTTGTGAAGCTAACTCAAAGGGTTGGGATGATCTGTCTCCCTCCGCGTTATCCAGCATGGCGATATGTG GGAAGAACCAGCACACTTGGAGGGAATATTACTGCCAATGGAATAAAAAAGGACCAATTCAATGACGCTGGAAACAATGATCCTTCATACTTCTATCAAGACCCAAACTGTCAGGAAGAAGAAGATATAGATGTCCCTGATCTAGTAGAAGAGATTATTGAATTACTGCTATCAGGATTGCGTGACACG GACACCGTTGTGCGTTGGTCTGCTGCAAAAGGTATTGGCCGTGTTACCTCACGGTTAACTTACTTGCTTTCAGATGAAGTCCTTTCATCTGTTCTGGAGCTCTTTTCGCCTAGCGAG GGAGATGGCTCATGGCATGGTGGTTGTTTGGCGCTGGCTGAATTGGCACGTAGAGGATTGCTGTTACCTGTTAGTTTTCACAAAGTTGTGCCTGTTGTTATAAAG GCATTACATTATGACATTCGAAGGGGTCCACATAGCATTGGATCTCATGTACGTGATGCTGCTGCTTATGTTTGTTGGGCATTTGGCCGTGCATATTACCATGCAGATATGAAAAGCGTACTTGAACAGCTTGCTCCACACCTTCTCACTGTGGCATGCTATGACCGTGAG GTTAATTGTAGAAGAGCAGCAGCTGCTGCTTTTCAAGAGAATGTTGGACGACAAGGAAATTTTCCTTATGGTATCGATATAGTGAATGCAGCTGATTTCTTTGCGCTTTCGTCACGTATAAACTCCTATCTTCATGTTGCTGTATACATTGCTCAATATGATGGCTATCTTGATCCTTTTGTTGATGAGCTTCTGAACAGCAAGATCTGTCACTGG GACAAAAGTTTGAGAGAGCTTGCTGCAAATGCCCTTTCTTCTCTTGCTAAGTATGATCCTGGACATTTTGCTAGTACTGTTGTGGGAAAATTATTGCCTTGCACATTGTCTTCTGATTTGTGTATGCGTCATGGTGCAACTTTAGCTATTGGTGAAGTTATATTGGCCCTTCATGAGTGTGACTATGTTCTTTCCCCAG ATCTGCAGAATCAAGTTGCTGGTGTGGTTCCAGCAATTGAGAAAGCACGGCTATATCGGGGAAAGGGTGGAGAAATAATGCGTTCTGCTGTTTCCCGTTTCATTGAGTGCATTTCTTTAGCTCGTGTCCAATTGACAGATAAAATAAAGCGGAGTCTGCTTGATACACTCCATGAGAATTTGAGACATCCTAATTCCCAGATACAG GGGGCTGCGGTTGCAGCCTTGAAAAGCTTCTTTCCTGCTTACCTTGTGGCTTCGGAAAGTAAAGGCATCAATACCATTACATCAAGATACCTTGAGCAATTGACTGATCCTAATGTGGCTGCTAGACGAGGATCTTCACTTGCGCTTGGTGTTTTGCCATATAAGTATCTAGCTAAAGGATGGAAGGATATACTTTGGAAGCTTTGTGCTGCTTGTGAAATTGAG GCTAAACCTGAAGACAGAGATGCTGAAGCACGGGTAAATTCTGCCAAAGCACTTGTATCAGTGTGTGAAATTTTGACCGAGACAGAAGAATATTCTCATCTATTCTCTGCAGAAGAATGCAGATCTCTGTATGTTTTTATTAAGAATGAGGTTATGCAGACTCTATTTAAAGCTTTGGACGATTACTCTGTAGATAACAGAGGTGACATTGGTTCTTGGGTTCGTGAAGCTGCCATAGATGGCCTTGAGAGATGCACATACATTCTATGCAAGAGAGAACTCAAGGGCTTCTCAAGCAAGTCCGAGAAAATGGAACTTGGATCTGTTTCTCAGTTCGATGAGAAAGATAGTGCTAACCAGATGAAGATTCTCTTTGATGAAAATGTGGCAACCTGTTTAGTTGGATGCATTGTTAAGCAAGCAGTGGAGAAGATGGATAAATTAAGAGAGTTAGCTGCAAAGgctcttcgaagaattttgcatAATAAATCAATTTTTGTACCATTTATACCTTATCGAGAGAGACTAGAACAGATTGTTCCTGACGATGCAGATCTGAAATGGGGG GTACCTACTTACTCATTTCCACGTTTTCTTCAGTTGCTTGATATCAGTTGCTATAGCAAATATGTGATATCGGGGTTGGCTATTTCCATCGGTGGCTTGCAAGATTCATTGACAAAGGCATCAGTCAGTGCTTTGCTTGAATTTCTTCAGTTAACAGATGAACATGTAAATGGTTCTAGAGAGTACAATCTTTCTAATGACATTCTTTGGGTTCTTCAAACATACAAAAATTGTGACAGAGTCATAGTACCCACTTTGAAG aCAATTGAGATCCTATTCAGCAAAAAGGTATTCTTAAACATAGAG GCCCAGACTGCAGTATTTTGTGCCGGCGTTTTAGAAGCTCTTAGTATAGAGTTGAAAGGATCAAAAGACTTCAAGAAGCTGTATGCTGGAATTGAGATACTTGGATATGTTTCATCAGTATCAGAGCCCATCAATGTCCAGGCATTCTGTCATTTACTACCTTTCCTCACCTGCGGATTTCCAAAG ATAAGAAGAGCCAGTGCTGATCAAGTTTATTTTGCGCTCCAACAAAATGGAACTCTTGTACCAGAAGACAAACTAGAGAAAGCACTTGAGATTATCTCCGAAACTTGCTGGGACGGTGATTTTGCAGAAGCAAAACAGAAGAGATTAGAGCTCTGCACGACGTGCAACCTAGACGTTGGGACACTTTTGGAAACAAATGTTGGAACAGCCCACAAAGTTGTTGAACAGGGACTCACCAGTGACGAAAATGCATCATACTCTTCACTTGTTGGATCAGCTGGGTTTTAG
- the LOC104119009 gene encoding tubulin-folding cofactor D isoform X1 has product MEENLKMEAVSEVELDDEHDSKESVVQRYFLQEWKRVKSLLDDIISIGRVSDISSVHKIRSIMDKYQEQGQLLEPYLESMVSPLMSIVRSKAVELGAASEEILEVMKPICIIIYSLVTVCGYKAVVKFFPHQVSDLELAVSLLEKCHNTQAVTSLRQESTGEMEAKCVMLLWLYILVLIPFDISSVDTSVADNNYTGSDEPPPLVLRILEFSKDFLSSAGPMRTIAGLLLSRLLTRPDMTKAFTSFVDWTHEVMTCLSNDVVNHFRLLGAVEALSAIFKNGSPKVLLSVVPGVWNDTSALLKSNTASRSPLLRKYLVKLTQRVGMICLPPRYPAWRYVGRTSTLGGNITANGIKKDQFNDAGNNDPSYFYQDPNCQEEEDIDVPDLVEEIIELLLSGLRDTASRSHFAFICSYYFKNRDLITVLQDTVVRWSAAKGIGRVTSRLTYLLSDEVLSSVLELFSPSEGDGSWHGGCLALAELARRGLLLPVSFHKVVPVVIKALHYDIRRGPHSIGSHVRDAAAYVCWAFGRAYYHADMKSVLEQLAPHLLTVACYDREVNCRRAAAAAFQENVGRQGNFPYGIDIVNAADFFALSSRINSYLHVAVYIAQYDGYLDPFVDELLNSKICHWDKSLRELAANALSSLAKYDPGHFASTVVGKLLPCTLSSDLCMRHGATLAIGEVILALHECDYVLSPDLQNQVAGVVPAIEKARLYRGKGGEIMRSAVSRFIECISLARVQLTDKIKRSLLDTLHENLRHPNSQIQGAAVAALKSFFPAYLVASESKGINTITSRYLEQLTDPNVAARRGSSLALGVLPYKYLAKGWKDILWKLCAACEIEAKPEDRDAEARVNSAKALVSVCEILTETEEYSHLFSAEECRSLYVFIKNEVMQTLFKALDDYSVDNRGDIGSWVREAAIDGLERCTYILCKRELKGFSSKSEKMELGSVSQFDEKDSANQMKILFDENVATCLVGCIVKQAVEKMDKLRELAAKALRRILHNKSIFVPFIPYRERLEQIVPDDADLKWGVPTYSFPRFLQLLDISCYSKYVISGLAISIGGLQDSLTKASVSALLEFLQLTDEHVNGSREYNLSNDILWVLQTYKNCDRVIVPTLKTIEILFSKKVFLNIEAQTAVFCAGVLEALSIELKGSKDFKKLYAGIEILGYVSSVSEPINVQAFCHLLPFLTCGFPKIRRASADQVYFALQQNGTLVPEDKLEKALEIISETCWDGDFAEAKQKRLELCTTCNLDVGTLLETNVGTAHKVVEQGLTSDENASYSSLVGSAGF; this is encoded by the exons atggaggaaaatttgaaaatGGAGGCAGTAAGCGAAGTTGAATTAGACGATGAACACGATTCTAAAGAGAGCGTTGTGCAGAGATATTTTCTTCAGGAATGGAAGCGTGTCAAATCACTCCTCGACGATATTATTTCCATTGGCCGTGTCTCCGATATCTCTTCTGTGCATAAGATCCGATCTAtc ATGGACAAATATCAGGAGCAAGGTCAATTACTTGAGCCTTACCTCGAGAGTATGGTTTCGCCTCTCATGTCCATTGTCCGTTCAAAAGCTGTCGAACTGGGTGCTGCCTCGGAAGAAATTCTTGAAGTAATGAAGCCTATATGCATCATAATCTATTCTCTGGTGACAGTTTGTGGCTACAAGGCTGTTGTCAAGTTCTTCCCTCATCAGGTCTCTGACCTGGAGCTTGCAGTATCTCTCCTGGAGAAATGCCATAATACACAAGCTGTAACATCATTAAGACAAGAAAGTACTGGAGAGATGGAGGCTAAATGCGTGATGCTATTGTGGCTTTACATTCTTGTATTGATCCCGTTTGATATATCTTCTGTGGATACTAGTGTTGCAGATAATAACTACACTGGAAGTGATGAGCCACCTCCACTTGTACTAAGAATCTTAGAATTCTCTAAAGACTTCCTTTCAAGTGCAGGTCCTATGCGAACCATAGCTGGCTTGCTGCTTTCAAGGCTTCTAACACGCCCTGATATGACAAAGGCTTTTACCAG CTTTGTGGATTGGACACATGAAGTTATGACGTGTCTTTCAAATGATGTTGTCAATCATTTCCGGTTATTGGGTGCAGTTGAAGCACTATCTGCTATTTTCAAG AATGGAAGCCCTAAAGTGCTGCTCAGTGTGGTTCCTGGTGTTTGGAATGACACATCAGCGCTGCTAAAGTCCAACACTGCATCTCGAAGTCCTTTACTTCGCAAGTACCTTGTGAAGCTAACTCAAAGGGTTGGGATGATCTGTCTCCCTCCGCGTTATCCAGCATGGCGATATGTG GGAAGAACCAGCACACTTGGAGGGAATATTACTGCCAATGGAATAAAAAAGGACCAATTCAATGACGCTGGAAACAATGATCCTTCATACTTCTATCAAGACCCAAACTGTCAGGAAGAAGAAGATATAGATGTCCCTGATCTAGTAGAAGAGATTATTGAATTACTGCTATCAGGATTGCGTGACACG GCCAGTCGATCTCATTTTGCATTCATCTGTAGTTACTATTTTAAAAACAG AGATCTTATAACGGTACTACAGGACACCGTTGTGCGTTGGTCTGCTGCAAAAGGTATTGGCCGTGTTACCTCACGGTTAACTTACTTGCTTTCAGATGAAGTCCTTTCATCTGTTCTGGAGCTCTTTTCGCCTAGCGAG GGAGATGGCTCATGGCATGGTGGTTGTTTGGCGCTGGCTGAATTGGCACGTAGAGGATTGCTGTTACCTGTTAGTTTTCACAAAGTTGTGCCTGTTGTTATAAAG GCATTACATTATGACATTCGAAGGGGTCCACATAGCATTGGATCTCATGTACGTGATGCTGCTGCTTATGTTTGTTGGGCATTTGGCCGTGCATATTACCATGCAGATATGAAAAGCGTACTTGAACAGCTTGCTCCACACCTTCTCACTGTGGCATGCTATGACCGTGAG GTTAATTGTAGAAGAGCAGCAGCTGCTGCTTTTCAAGAGAATGTTGGACGACAAGGAAATTTTCCTTATGGTATCGATATAGTGAATGCAGCTGATTTCTTTGCGCTTTCGTCACGTATAAACTCCTATCTTCATGTTGCTGTATACATTGCTCAATATGATGGCTATCTTGATCCTTTTGTTGATGAGCTTCTGAACAGCAAGATCTGTCACTGG GACAAAAGTTTGAGAGAGCTTGCTGCAAATGCCCTTTCTTCTCTTGCTAAGTATGATCCTGGACATTTTGCTAGTACTGTTGTGGGAAAATTATTGCCTTGCACATTGTCTTCTGATTTGTGTATGCGTCATGGTGCAACTTTAGCTATTGGTGAAGTTATATTGGCCCTTCATGAGTGTGACTATGTTCTTTCCCCAG ATCTGCAGAATCAAGTTGCTGGTGTGGTTCCAGCAATTGAGAAAGCACGGCTATATCGGGGAAAGGGTGGAGAAATAATGCGTTCTGCTGTTTCCCGTTTCATTGAGTGCATTTCTTTAGCTCGTGTCCAATTGACAGATAAAATAAAGCGGAGTCTGCTTGATACACTCCATGAGAATTTGAGACATCCTAATTCCCAGATACAG GGGGCTGCGGTTGCAGCCTTGAAAAGCTTCTTTCCTGCTTACCTTGTGGCTTCGGAAAGTAAAGGCATCAATACCATTACATCAAGATACCTTGAGCAATTGACTGATCCTAATGTGGCTGCTAGACGAGGATCTTCACTTGCGCTTGGTGTTTTGCCATATAAGTATCTAGCTAAAGGATGGAAGGATATACTTTGGAAGCTTTGTGCTGCTTGTGAAATTGAG GCTAAACCTGAAGACAGAGATGCTGAAGCACGGGTAAATTCTGCCAAAGCACTTGTATCAGTGTGTGAAATTTTGACCGAGACAGAAGAATATTCTCATCTATTCTCTGCAGAAGAATGCAGATCTCTGTATGTTTTTATTAAGAATGAGGTTATGCAGACTCTATTTAAAGCTTTGGACGATTACTCTGTAGATAACAGAGGTGACATTGGTTCTTGGGTTCGTGAAGCTGCCATAGATGGCCTTGAGAGATGCACATACATTCTATGCAAGAGAGAACTCAAGGGCTTCTCAAGCAAGTCCGAGAAAATGGAACTTGGATCTGTTTCTCAGTTCGATGAGAAAGATAGTGCTAACCAGATGAAGATTCTCTTTGATGAAAATGTGGCAACCTGTTTAGTTGGATGCATTGTTAAGCAAGCAGTGGAGAAGATGGATAAATTAAGAGAGTTAGCTGCAAAGgctcttcgaagaattttgcatAATAAATCAATTTTTGTACCATTTATACCTTATCGAGAGAGACTAGAACAGATTGTTCCTGACGATGCAGATCTGAAATGGGGG GTACCTACTTACTCATTTCCACGTTTTCTTCAGTTGCTTGATATCAGTTGCTATAGCAAATATGTGATATCGGGGTTGGCTATTTCCATCGGTGGCTTGCAAGATTCATTGACAAAGGCATCAGTCAGTGCTTTGCTTGAATTTCTTCAGTTAACAGATGAACATGTAAATGGTTCTAGAGAGTACAATCTTTCTAATGACATTCTTTGGGTTCTTCAAACATACAAAAATTGTGACAGAGTCATAGTACCCACTTTGAAG aCAATTGAGATCCTATTCAGCAAAAAGGTATTCTTAAACATAGAG GCCCAGACTGCAGTATTTTGTGCCGGCGTTTTAGAAGCTCTTAGTATAGAGTTGAAAGGATCAAAAGACTTCAAGAAGCTGTATGCTGGAATTGAGATACTTGGATATGTTTCATCAGTATCAGAGCCCATCAATGTCCAGGCATTCTGTCATTTACTACCTTTCCTCACCTGCGGATTTCCAAAG ATAAGAAGAGCCAGTGCTGATCAAGTTTATTTTGCGCTCCAACAAAATGGAACTCTTGTACCAGAAGACAAACTAGAGAAAGCACTTGAGATTATCTCCGAAACTTGCTGGGACGGTGATTTTGCAGAAGCAAAACAGAAGAGATTAGAGCTCTGCACGACGTGCAACCTAGACGTTGGGACACTTTTGGAAACAAATGTTGGAACAGCCCACAAAGTTGTTGAACAGGGACTCACCAGTGACGAAAATGCATCATACTCTTCACTTGTTGGATCAGCTGGGTTTTAG